CCGGAATCTTTTGCGGTGATGCGGGAGGCCGCCCGGCGGGTTCTTGGTGAGAGACATTACGATGTGCAGCTGGTGGGTGGGGTCATTCTCCACCAGGGAAAGATCGCTGAAATGAAAACGGGTGAAGGAAAGACCCTCACCTCCACCCTGCCTGTCTACCTCAACGGTCTGACGGGAAAAGGTGTTCACGTGGTGACGGTCAATGATTATCTGGCTGCCCGTGATGCCGAATGGATGGGCCAGGTCTATTCGTTCCTCAAGATGAGCTGTGGCAAGATTGTACATGGGCTCAGTGATGAAGAGAGGCGGATAGCCTACGGCGCTGATATTACCTACGGGACAAATAACGAGTTCGGATTTGATTATCTCCGGGACAACATGAAGTTCGAACTGAGCGATTTCTGTCAGCGTGGTTTTCACTATGCCATTGTCGATGAGGTCGATTCAATTCTTATCGATGAGGCGAGAACGCCGCTCATTATTTCGGGCCCCGCCGATATATCCACTGATCTGTACAGGAGTGTTGATCGAATTATTCCCCGGTTTAAAAAAGATGAACACTATGTTGTCGATGAAAAATCAAAACAGGTTTCTCTCACTGAAGAGGGGATTGGTCTTGGTGAAAAACTGCTGGGGATTGATAATCTCTATGATCCCGCAAATATAGAAAAACTTCATCACCTGAACCAGGCACTCAAGGCCCATGTCCTTTTCCAGAAGGATGTGGATTATATTGTTAAGGACGGCCAGGTAGTGATCGTTGATGAGTTTACCGGTCGGACCATGGAGGGGCGCCGTTACAGTGACGGCCTTCATCAGGCCCTTGAGGCAAAGGAAGGAGTGAATATTGAAAAGGAAAATCAGACCCTTGCCTCCATTACCTTTCAGAACTATTTCCGCATGTATGAAAAGCTGGCGGGTATGACTGGTACGGCCGATACGGAGGCACCTGAATTCAAAAAAATCTATGATCTTGATGTGGTTGTCATGCCGACAAACCAGCCCATGATCCGGGATGATTATGCCGATGTCATTTATAAAAACGAGGCGGCCAAATACCGGGCTGTTATCAGGGAAATCAAGAGTATGCATGAACAGGGACGGCCTGTTCTCGTGGGAACCATTTCCATTGATGTTTCAGAAAAGATTTCCCGGATGCTTAAAAAAGAAAAAATTGCCCATGAAGTGCTGAATGCAAAACATCATGAGCGCGAGGCTGAAATTATCGCCGGCGCCGGACAGCTGGGCAAGGTCACCATCGCCACTAACATGGCTGGTCGGGGACGGATATTAAACTCGGAGAAGGTGTGGTTGAAGTGGGCGGACTCCATATTCTTGGTACATCCCGCCATGAATCCAGACGGATTGACAACCAGTTGAGAGGCCGTTCGGGGCGCCAGGGAGATCCAGGTTCTTCACGGTTTTTTCTCTCTCTGGAGGACGATCTTCTCCGTATTTTCGGATCCGGGAAAATCAGTGGCATCATGGAAAAACTCGGTATGGAGGAAGATGAACCCATTGAGCACAACATGATTTCCAGGGCTATTGAAAATGCCCAGAGAAAAGTGGAAGGGCATAACTTCGATATTCGAAAGCATCTCCTGGAATATGATGATGTCATGAACATTCAGCGTGAGGTTATTTACCAGCAGCGCCGAGAGATTCTTGAAGGGGACAATGTGTCCGAAGTTGTTCAGGATATGATTGAAGACCTGGTAGATGATGTGGTGACACAGTTTTATCAGGATCGGATCGATTCGGAAGAATGGGACTGGAAAGGATTCAAAGTAGCAATGGAGGAGACATTCCATAATGTTCCGGAGTGGCCGGAGGATGAACTCAAGGGGCTGAAATATGACTCTTTTAAGGAAAAGACGCTTTCCTTCGTGCAGGAAGCGTATAAGGCACAGGATGAGCAGAACGG
The DNA window shown above is from Desulfomarina profundi and carries:
- the secA gene encoding preprotein translocase subunit SecA encodes the protein MIGKLLTKVFGSSNDRILKQIRPVVNRINELEKDIQPLTDEELAAKTVEFKERLNKGEPLDDLLPESFAVMREAARRVLGERHYDVQLVGGVILHQGKIAEMKTGEGKTLTSTLPVYLNGLTGKGVHVVTVNDYLAARDAEWMGQVYSFLKMSCGKIVHGLSDEERRIAYGADITYGTNNEFGFDYLRDNMKFELSDFCQRGFHYAIVDEVDSILIDEARTPLIISGPADISTDLYRSVDRIIPRFKKDEHYVVDEKSKQVSLTEEGIGLGEKLLGIDNLYDPANIEKLHHLNQALKAHVLFQKDVDYIVKDGQVVIVDEFTGRTMEGRRYSDGLHQALEAKEGVNIEKENQTLASITFQNYFRMYEKLAGMTGTADTEAPEFKKIYDLDVVVMPTNQPMIRDDYADVIYKNEAAKYRAVIREIKSMHEQGRPVLVGTISIDVSEKISRMLKKEKIAHEVLNAKHHEREAEIIAGAGQLGKVTIATNMAGRGRILNSEKVWLKWADSIFLVHPAMNPDGLTTS